A single region of the Cereibacter sphaeroides 2.4.1 genome encodes:
- a CDS encoding cellulose biosynthesis cyclic di-GMP-binding regulatory protein BcsB, which yields MRLLPFLFLGTLASMAAAQDAPMIVIEGLTSEEPQASPDAVAEAVPAAEVAPWIIPLRPLAETAQVGPLFRLQGQQARAAFRLFLPTEAVGGTLTLAQRSSIDILPESSQIIVRMNDQEIGRFTPRQFGALGAVTMPLGEAVRAGDNLVTIEAQHRHRIYCGADAEFDLWTEVDLSQSGVALPAAAIGTEPTSFIAALTAQAESGRPVEIRTPTPPDEATLRTLAQALGRPLPDEALPLALSKPWSAETGPTYARITLLPSDADRVSIRRGGDGAVVLVLEHPPEGSPNASLVADLLGATPTLPPPTLPQIPPGRVVTLADMGVDTILTDNRYFNRDIDFQLPDDWLLLASQKAQIGIDYGFAGGLPEGALLLVKVNGTTVRMLPLDRDAAPVKPRLDIRFPARLLHPGPNRLSFESVIPGNPPDQPCPASAGDLMQVLSSTDLEVPPSPRMQMADMARDLAQVTPASVHPATPDGLARTLPFMAAFREVPDAAPVDLTVAGLHDIATVPLNEEGLTPRLLALTLLPSTVSRLVERPATPAGPPANALAPLGAAPGEGVMPPLVESNWSDRAQTFVQATLQPVIQTVRRMLRPGDGNLAEWLATRKGTAMLLAPEPGKLWVILGPEAEPARVAEALAMAPRSPGGPRGQVAVLGSDGRWSSWSKPGLLPELREPVSLDNVRSVVGNVASARPPLLLGGMLGLAWISAAIAVGFVLRTRRKGLK from the coding sequence ATGCGACTGCTGCCTTTCCTTTTCCTCGGGACGCTGGCGTCGATGGCCGCGGCGCAGGACGCGCCGATGATCGTGATCGAGGGCCTCACCTCCGAAGAGCCGCAGGCGTCCCCCGATGCGGTCGCGGAAGCGGTGCCGGCGGCGGAGGTCGCCCCCTGGATCATTCCGCTGCGCCCTCTGGCCGAGACCGCGCAGGTCGGGCCGCTCTTCCGCCTGCAGGGTCAGCAGGCGCGCGCGGCCTTCCGCCTCTTCCTGCCGACCGAAGCGGTCGGCGGCACGCTCACGCTCGCGCAGCGCAGCAGCATCGACATCCTGCCCGAAAGCTCACAGATCATCGTGCGGATGAACGATCAGGAGATCGGCCGCTTCACCCCCCGCCAGTTCGGCGCTCTGGGGGCCGTCACCATGCCGCTCGGCGAAGCCGTGCGGGCGGGCGACAATCTCGTGACGATCGAGGCGCAGCACCGGCACCGCATCTACTGCGGTGCGGATGCGGAGTTCGATCTCTGGACCGAGGTCGATCTGAGCCAGAGCGGCGTGGCGCTTCCCGCCGCGGCGATCGGCACCGAACCTACCTCGTTCATCGCGGCCCTCACTGCACAGGCGGAGTCGGGCCGGCCGGTCGAGATCCGCACACCCACCCCGCCCGACGAGGCGACGCTGCGCACCCTCGCCCAGGCTCTCGGGCGGCCATTGCCTGACGAGGCGCTGCCGCTCGCGCTGAGCAAGCCGTGGTCGGCCGAGACCGGCCCCACCTATGCGCGGATCACGCTTCTTCCGTCCGACGCCGACCGCGTTTCCATACGCCGGGGCGGGGACGGGGCCGTGGTTCTGGTCCTCGAACATCCGCCCGAAGGCTCACCCAACGCGTCGCTCGTCGCCGATCTTCTGGGAGCGACCCCGACGCTGCCGCCTCCGACGCTACCGCAGATCCCGCCCGGCCGCGTCGTCACGCTGGCCGACATGGGCGTCGACACCATTCTCACCGACAACCGCTACTTCAACCGCGATATCGACTTCCAGCTGCCGGACGACTGGCTGCTGCTGGCGAGCCAGAAGGCGCAGATCGGCATCGACTACGGCTTTGCCGGCGGGCTGCCCGAGGGCGCGCTGCTGCTCGTGAAGGTCAATGGCACGACGGTGCGCATGCTGCCGCTCGACCGCGACGCCGCCCCCGTCAAGCCCCGGCTCGACATCCGCTTTCCGGCGCGGCTCCTGCATCCCGGCCCGAACCGGCTGTCGTTCGAATCGGTCATCCCGGGCAATCCGCCCGACCAGCCCTGTCCTGCCTCCGCCGGCGACCTGATGCAGGTGCTGAGCTCGACCGATCTCGAGGTGCCGCCGTCGCCCCGGATGCAGATGGCGGACATGGCGCGGGATCTGGCGCAGGTGACGCCGGCATCGGTGCATCCTGCCACGCCGGACGGTCTGGCGCGGACGCTGCCCTTCATGGCGGCCTTCCGCGAGGTGCCCGACGCGGCACCCGTGGATCTGACGGTGGCGGGTCTGCACGACATCGCCACGGTTCCCCTGAACGAGGAAGGCCTGACGCCGCGCCTTCTCGCCCTGACGCTGCTACCCTCCACCGTCTCCCGGCTGGTGGAGCGTCCGGCGACGCCCGCGGGTCCGCCGGCCAACGCCCTCGCCCCGCTGGGCGCCGCGCCGGGCGAGGGGGTGATGCCGCCGCTGGTCGAGTCGAACTGGTCGGACCGCGCCCAGACCTTCGTGCAGGCCACGCTGCAGCCCGTGATCCAGACGGTCCGGCGGATGCTGCGACCGGGGGACGGCAACCTCGCCGAGTGGCTCGCCACGCGCAAGGGCACGGCCATGCTGCTCGCGCCCGAACCGGGCAAGCTCTGGGTCATCCTCGGGCCCGAGGCCGAGCCGGCCCGGGTTGCGGAAGCCCTCGCCATGGCGCCGCGCTCGCCCGGCGGGCCCCGCGGTCAGGTGGCCGTTCTCGGCTCTGACGGACGCTGGTCGAGCTGGTCGAAGCCCGGCCTCCTGCCGGAGTTGCGCGAACCCGTGAGCCTTGACAATGTGCGCAGCGTGGTGGGCAACGTCGCGTCGGCGCGGCCGCCCCTGCTGCTCGGCGGGATGCTGGGCCTCGCCTGGATCAGCGCTGCAATCGCCGTGGGCTTCGTGCTCCGCACCCGGAGGAAGGGCCTGAAATGA
- the bcsA gene encoding UDP-forming cellulose synthase catalytic subunit, which yields MTVRAKARSPLRVVPVLLFLLWVALLVPFGLLAAAPVAPSAQGLIALSAVVLVALLKPFADKMVPRFLLLSAASMLVMRYWFWRLFETLPPPALDASFLFALLLFAVETFSISIFFLNGFLSADPTDRPFPRPLQPEELPTVDILVPSYNEPADMLSVTLAAAKNMIYPARLRTVVLCDDGGTDQRCMSPDPELAQKAQERRRELQQLCRELGVVYSTRERNEHAKAGNMSAALERLKGELVVVFDADHVPSRDFLARTVGYFVEDPDLFLVQTPHFFINPDPIQRNLALGDRCPPENEMFYGKIHRGLDRWGGAFFCGSAAVLRRRALDEAGGFAGETITEDAETALEIHSRGWKSLYIDRAMIAGLQPETFASFIQQRGRWATGMMQMLLLKNPLFRRGLGIAQRLCYLNSMSFWFFPLVRMMFLVAPLIYLFFGIEIFVATFEEVLAYMPGYLAVSFLVQNALFARQRWPLVSEVYEVAQAPYLARAIVTTLLRPRSARFAVTAKDETLSENYISPIYRPLLFTFLLCLSGVLATLVRWVAFPGDRSVLLVVGGWAVLNVLLVGFALRAVAEKQQRRAAPRVQMEVPAEAQIPAFGNRSLTATVLDASTSGVRLLVRLPGVGDPHPALEAGGLIQFQPKFPDAPQLERMVRGRIRSARREGGTVMVGVIFEAGQPIAVRETVAYLIFGESAHWRTMREATMRPIGLLHGMARILWMAAASLPKTARDFMDEPARRRRRHEEPKEKQAHLLAFGTDFSTEPDWAGELLDPTAQVSARPNTVAWGSN from the coding sequence ATGACCGTTCGAGCCAAGGCCCGCTCCCCGCTAAGGGTCGTTCCCGTCCTGCTGTTCCTGCTGTGGGTGGCTCTCCTCGTGCCGTTCGGGCTGCTGGCCGCCGCGCCGGTCGCGCCCTCGGCGCAGGGCCTCATCGCTTTGTCGGCGGTGGTGCTGGTGGCGCTGCTCAAGCCCTTCGCCGACAAGATGGTGCCGCGCTTCCTGCTTCTGTCCGCGGCCTCGATGCTGGTGATGCGCTACTGGTTCTGGCGCCTGTTCGAAACGCTGCCGCCGCCCGCGCTCGACGCCTCGTTCCTCTTCGCTCTGCTGCTCTTCGCGGTCGAGACCTTCTCGATCTCCATCTTCTTCCTCAACGGCTTTCTCAGCGCCGACCCGACCGACCGGCCCTTCCCGCGGCCGCTGCAGCCCGAGGAGCTGCCGACGGTCGACATTCTCGTGCCCTCCTACAACGAGCCCGCCGACATGCTGAGCGTGACGCTCGCGGCGGCCAAGAACATGATCTATCCGGCGCGGCTGCGCACGGTGGTGCTCTGCGACGACGGGGGCACCGACCAGCGCTGCATGTCGCCCGACCCCGAGCTTGCGCAGAAGGCGCAGGAGCGGCGGCGCGAGTTGCAGCAGCTCTGCCGCGAGCTGGGCGTGGTCTATTCGACGCGCGAGCGGAACGAACATGCCAAGGCGGGCAACATGTCGGCCGCGCTCGAGCGGCTGAAGGGCGAGCTCGTGGTGGTGTTCGATGCCGACCACGTCCCGAGCCGCGACTTCCTTGCCCGGACGGTGGGCTATTTCGTCGAGGATCCTGACCTCTTCCTCGTCCAGACGCCGCACTTCTTCATCAACCCCGACCCGATCCAGCGCAACCTCGCGCTCGGCGACCGCTGCCCGCCCGAGAACGAGATGTTCTACGGCAAGATCCACCGCGGCCTCGACCGCTGGGGCGGGGCCTTCTTCTGCGGATCGGCCGCGGTCCTGCGCCGCCGCGCCCTCGACGAGGCGGGCGGCTTTGCCGGCGAGACCATCACCGAGGATGCCGAGACCGCGCTCGAGATCCATTCCCGCGGCTGGAAGAGCCTCTATATCGACCGCGCCATGATCGCGGGGCTCCAGCCCGAGACCTTCGCCTCCTTCATCCAGCAGCGCGGCCGCTGGGCCACCGGCATGATGCAGATGCTGCTGCTGAAGAACCCGCTCTTCCGCCGCGGTCTCGGGATCGCGCAGCGCCTGTGCTACCTCAACTCGATGAGCTTCTGGTTCTTCCCGCTGGTGCGGATGATGTTCCTCGTGGCGCCGCTCATCTATCTGTTCTTCGGCATCGAGATCTTCGTCGCCACCTTCGAGGAGGTGCTGGCCTACATGCCGGGCTATCTGGCGGTGAGCTTCCTCGTGCAGAACGCGCTGTTTGCGCGGCAGCGATGGCCGCTCGTCTCCGAAGTCTACGAGGTGGCACAGGCGCCCTATCTGGCGCGCGCCATCGTGACCACGCTGCTGCGGCCGCGCAGTGCCCGCTTCGCGGTGACCGCGAAGGACGAGACGCTGAGCGAGAACTACATTTCGCCCATCTACCGTCCGCTCCTCTTCACCTTCCTGCTCTGCCTGTCCGGGGTGCTCGCCACGCTGGTGCGCTGGGTGGCCTTCCCCGGCGACCGGTCGGTCCTCCTCGTCGTGGGCGGCTGGGCGGTGCTCAACGTGCTTCTCGTGGGCTTCGCTTTGCGGGCGGTGGCCGAGAAGCAGCAGCGGCGCGCGGCCCCCCGTGTGCAGATGGAGGTGCCGGCCGAGGCGCAGATCCCTGCCTTCGGCAACCGCTCGCTGACCGCGACCGTGCTCGACGCCTCGACCAGCGGCGTGCGCCTTCTGGTCCGGCTGCCCGGCGTGGGCGATCCGCACCCGGCGCTCGAGGCGGGAGGGCTCATCCAGTTCCAGCCGAAGTTCCCCGACGCGCCGCAGCTCGAGCGCATGGTGCGCGGCCGCATCCGCTCGGCGCGCCGCGAGGGCGGAACGGTGATGGTGGGCGTGATCTTCGAGGCGGGCCAACCGATCGCGGTGCGCGAGACGGTGGCCTATCTCATCTTCGGCGAGAGCGCGCACTGGCGCACGATGCGCGAGGCCACGATGCGGCCCATCGGGCTCCTGCACGGGATGGCGCGAATCCTGTGGATGGCGGCCGCCAGCCTGCCCAAGACCGCGCGCGACTTCATGGACGAACCGGCCCGCCGCCGGCGCCGCCACGAGGAACCGAAGGAGAAGCAGGCGCATCTTCTGGCCTTCGGCACCGACTTCAGCACCGAACCCGACTGGGCGGGCGAGCTGCTCGATCCGACGGCGCAGGTCTCCGCGCGTCCCAACACGGTCGCCTGGGGGTCGAACTGA
- a CDS encoding putative bifunctional diguanylate cyclase/phosphodiesterase, with the protein MTGKGQGGSWVPGVVSATDRGNFHASPTTATVLDIIGRILRAPLSATDTEIETALAQVADACSADVAQVCRAGTTGPLEPIHSWVRDGHIVLNIQDLCKFCPGSDQTGPVMLRDLKDLPEGPARDRLAGMELRSLVAVPMLRHGVLAGRVLLGWQTASSDLRPEDLAALQSLAEAMHAAAERRESERLTTEAAAALQEDRLLLESILRTSTSAILAFDADARIVFANDEAAALLGTDANRLPGCTLEGVGCRLLSREGEPLPPEALPVARAIAEGQTLRDLHHVLMAADGRQRILSINAAPVAAGAATAVRVVATIDDVTGQVSADSALRTALAEAHQLAFFDPLTGLYNRRGIVEVLRDCLQTCAREKAFLSLLYIDLDGMRQVNGTRGHWLGDRVLQALGARLDNLRQDGGDLGRISADEFVLTCGETHPDAAGAVAAAEAEAQRILESLREPFVVDGLTLEVTASIGLAAISAEDSVEGLLKGVDLAVMAAKAAGGDRACAYRADMEQDMVGRVALAQELREAIRRDEFRIYFEPMVSLGETGLEIVGQEALIRWEHPQRGLLAPIAFIPFAEETGFIRDIDRWVLRAAAQELARWAEDPARRHLGVSINISSAQFLSEEFGQMVREVLDETGVDPTRIELEVTEGTLLSNLGLARTTMMDLRSLGISIALDDFGTGFSSLSYLRDLPVDVLKIDRSFLGGLSDSKANRTILEGIIGLASGLGVALVAEGVETPAQFAWLRAKGCRTFQGYLFGRPVDEAQTQLAPEVSALGGHGGDRAVSGQIKG; encoded by the coding sequence ATGACGGGCAAGGGACAGGGTGGATCTTGGGTGCCGGGGGTCGTTTCCGCGACCGACCGCGGCAATTTCCATGCAAGCCCCACCACCGCCACGGTGCTTGACATCATCGGCCGCATCCTGCGCGCCCCGCTCTCTGCCACCGACACCGAGATCGAGACCGCCCTCGCGCAGGTGGCGGACGCCTGCAGCGCGGATGTCGCGCAGGTCTGCCGTGCGGGGACCACGGGCCCTCTCGAGCCGATCCACAGCTGGGTGCGTGACGGCCATATCGTCTTGAACATCCAAGACTTGTGCAAATTCTGCCCGGGGTCGGACCAGACCGGGCCCGTCATGCTGCGCGACCTGAAGGACCTTCCCGAGGGGCCGGCCCGCGATCGGCTCGCGGGGATGGAGTTGCGGTCGCTCGTCGCGGTGCCGATGCTACGGCACGGGGTGCTGGCGGGCCGGGTGCTTCTGGGCTGGCAGACGGCGAGCAGCGACCTGCGCCCCGAGGATCTCGCCGCGCTGCAGTCCCTCGCCGAGGCCATGCATGCGGCCGCGGAGCGACGCGAAAGCGAGCGGCTCACGACGGAGGCGGCAGCGGCGCTGCAGGAGGACCGGCTTCTTCTCGAATCGATCCTGCGGACCAGCACCTCGGCCATCCTCGCCTTCGATGCCGATGCCCGCATCGTCTTCGCCAACGATGAGGCGGCGGCCCTCCTCGGAACGGACGCGAACCGTCTGCCGGGATGCACCCTCGAGGGCGTGGGCTGCCGCCTTCTGTCGCGCGAGGGCGAGCCCCTCCCGCCCGAGGCCCTGCCGGTCGCGCGCGCCATTGCTGAGGGGCAGACGCTCCGCGACCTGCACCATGTGCTGATGGCCGCCGACGGCCGACAGAGGATCCTGTCGATCAACGCGGCCCCCGTGGCGGCCGGCGCGGCGACAGCGGTGCGCGTCGTCGCCACCATCGACGACGTGACCGGTCAGGTCTCGGCCGACAGCGCGCTGCGCACGGCGCTCGCCGAAGCGCATCAGCTCGCCTTCTTCGACCCTCTGACGGGGCTTTACAACCGCCGGGGCATCGTCGAGGTGCTGCGCGACTGCCTCCAGACCTGCGCCCGCGAGAAGGCCTTCCTCTCGCTTCTCTATATCGATCTGGACGGGATGCGGCAGGTGAACGGCACCCGCGGGCACTGGCTGGGCGACCGGGTCCTGCAGGCGCTGGGCGCGCGGCTGGACAACCTGCGGCAGGACGGCGGCGACCTCGGCCGGATCTCGGCCGACGAATTCGTGCTGACCTGCGGCGAGACCCATCCCGACGCCGCCGGCGCGGTCGCCGCCGCCGAGGCCGAGGCCCAGCGCATCCTCGAGTCGCTGCGGGAGCCGTTCGTGGTGGATGGCCTCACGCTCGAGGTCACCGCCTCGATCGGCCTTGCCGCCATTTCGGCCGAGGATTCGGTCGAGGGGCTGCTGAAGGGCGTCGATCTGGCCGTCATGGCCGCCAAGGCCGCGGGCGGCGACAGGGCCTGTGCCTACCGGGCCGACATGGAGCAGGACATGGTGGGTCGCGTGGCCCTCGCGCAGGAGTTGCGCGAGGCGATCCGCCGCGACGAGTTCCGCATCTACTTCGAACCGATGGTCAGCCTCGGCGAGACCGGGCTCGAGATCGTGGGTCAGGAGGCGCTGATCCGCTGGGAGCATCCGCAGCGCGGGCTTCTGGCGCCCATCGCCTTCATCCCCTTCGCCGAGGAGACCGGCTTCATCCGCGACATCGACCGCTGGGTGCTGCGCGCGGCGGCACAGGAGCTCGCCCGCTGGGCCGAGGATCCCGCGCGCCGCCATCTCGGGGTCTCGATCAACATCAGCTCGGCGCAGTTCCTGTCCGAGGAGTTCGGCCAGATGGTGCGCGAGGTGCTGGACGAGACCGGCGTCGATCCCACCCGGATCGAGCTGGAGGTCACCGAGGGCACGCTCCTGTCCAATCTCGGCCTCGCGCGGACCACGATGATGGACCTGCGCTCGCTCGGCATCTCCATCGCGCTGGACGATTTCGGCACCGGCTTCTCCTCGCTCAGCTATCTGCGGGACCTGCCCGTGGACGTGTTGAAGATCGACCGCAGCTTCTTGGGCGGCCTGTCGGACTCGAAGGCGAACCGGACCATCCTCGAAGGGATCATCGGACTTGCCTCGGGGCTCGGCGTGGCGCTGGTGGCCGAGGGGGTGGAGACGCCGGCGCAGTTCGCCTGGCTGCGGGCCAAGGGATGCCGGACCTTCCAGGGCTACCTCTTCGGCCGCCCGGTCGATGAGGCGCAGACGCAGCTCGCGCCCGAGGTGTCCGCGCTCGGCGGCCACGGAGGCGACCGTGCGGTTTCGGGCCAGATCAAGGGCTGA
- a CDS encoding metallophosphoesterase family protein translates to MKRLLHLSDLHFGRDRPELLRPLVETVNRLEPDLVAISGDLTQRATESQFRAAAAFVAALKPPVLVVPGNHDVPLHNLYVRLVKPWKRYRRWFGRDLEPCWENDEMIVVGANTVNPLAWQQGWFRSRSLARIRRSFAAEERRVRVVVVHHPMEHTPEDTKELMRGAERAIDELADCGADVILSGHLHTWRVAPFAEVAGRGVVLQVHAGTGLSTRVRGEPNDFNLLEVASDRIHIERHTAQEDASGFRLAETRTFRGGAGRWALEAEEPQPAP, encoded by the coding sequence ATGAAGCGACTGCTGCACCTTTCCGACCTGCATTTCGGCCGGGACCGGCCCGAGCTTCTCCGGCCGCTGGTCGAGACGGTGAACCGGCTCGAGCCGGATCTGGTGGCGATCTCGGGCGATCTCACCCAGCGCGCGACCGAGTCGCAGTTCCGGGCGGCCGCGGCCTTCGTGGCCGCGCTGAAGCCACCGGTGCTGGTGGTGCCCGGCAATCACGACGTGCCGCTCCACAATCTCTACGTCCGCCTCGTGAAGCCCTGGAAGCGCTATCGCCGCTGGTTCGGCCGCGATCTGGAGCCCTGCTGGGAGAATGACGAGATGATCGTGGTGGGCGCCAACACGGTCAATCCTCTGGCCTGGCAGCAGGGATGGTTCCGCTCGCGCTCGCTCGCGCGGATCCGGCGGAGCTTCGCCGCCGAGGAGCGGCGGGTGCGCGTGGTGGTCGTGCATCACCCGATGGAGCACACGCCCGAGGATACGAAGGAACTGATGCGCGGCGCCGAGCGGGCCATCGACGAACTGGCCGACTGCGGTGCCGACGTGATCCTCTCGGGGCATCTGCACACCTGGCGGGTGGCCCCCTTTGCCGAGGTCGCGGGGCGGGGCGTGGTGCTTCAGGTCCATGCGGGCACGGGCCTGTCGACGCGGGTCCGGGGCGAGCCCAATGATTTCAACCTGCTGGAGGTCGCCTCCGACCGTATCCACATCGAACGGCATACCGCTCAGGAGGATGCGAGCGGATTTCGTCTGGCCGAGACCCGAACCTTCCGCGGCGGCGCCGGCCGCTGGGCGCTGGAGGCCGAGGAGCCGCAGCCCGCACCTTGA
- a CDS encoding diacylglycerol/lipid kinase family protein, translated as MPEPDICVVMNAGSGKGEDAERVRAAFAALDVPVHLELVEDGSRLTATARQAIERGFGTVVAAGGDGTICAVAAAMAGSGKRMGILPLGTFNYFARSLLLPQELEPAVEVVCAGRTAPIRVATVNDQLFLNNASLGVYPAILETREEIYRRWGRSRALAYWSVLKVLARMGRPLKLRVRAGGEERLVRSPLVFVVNNAFQLEQMNLDGADRIAAGDLVVFIAPNTGRLGMFRNAAALALGYASVDQNYLMMSGPHVEIDLPQGRRRIWHVARDGERERMVPPFDLKAIEGAIEVTVPEHWDRDVR; from the coding sequence ATGCCTGAACCTGACATCTGCGTGGTGATGAATGCCGGGTCGGGCAAGGGCGAGGATGCGGAGCGGGTGCGGGCCGCCTTCGCCGCGCTCGATGTTCCGGTCCATCTGGAACTCGTCGAGGACGGCAGCCGCCTGACCGCCACCGCGCGTCAGGCGATCGAGCGGGGCTTCGGCACGGTGGTGGCCGCGGGCGGCGACGGAACGATCTGCGCCGTGGCCGCCGCCATGGCGGGGTCGGGCAAGCGCATGGGCATCCTGCCGCTCGGCACCTTCAACTACTTTGCCCGCTCGCTGCTTCTGCCTCAGGAGCTCGAACCGGCGGTGGAGGTGGTCTGCGCGGGCCGCACGGCGCCCATCCGCGTGGCCACCGTCAACGATCAGCTGTTCCTGAACAATGCGAGCCTCGGCGTCTACCCGGCGATCCTCGAAACACGCGAGGAGATCTACAGGCGCTGGGGCCGCAGCCGCGCGCTGGCCTACTGGTCGGTGCTGAAGGTGCTGGCCCGCATGGGCCGCCCGCTGAAGCTGCGCGTCCGCGCGGGAGGGGAGGAGCGGCTCGTGCGCTCGCCGCTCGTCTTCGTGGTCAACAACGCCTTCCAGCTCGAGCAGATGAACCTCGACGGGGCGGACCGGATTGCCGCGGGCGATCTCGTGGTCTTCATCGCGCCGAACACGGGCCGCCTCGGCATGTTCCGCAATGCGGCGGCGCTGGCGCTCGGCTATGCGAGCGTGGATCAGAACTACCTGATGATGAGCGGGCCTCATGTGGAGATCGACCTGCCGCAGGGCCGCCGGCGGATCTGGCACGTTGCCCGCGACGGCGAGCGCGAGCGCATGGTGCCGCCGTTCGACCTCAAGGCCATCGAGGGCGCCATCGAGGTCACCGTCCCCGAGCACTGGGATCGCGACGTTCGATGA
- a CDS encoding class I SAM-dependent methyltransferase: MTLTLAQTLDRCLDIAGNPTAAISFPQRRMLGQALAFLPRQHYRRVLELGCGSGALARGLSARCDHYVGLDADADALDEASLMPSPYAQTEFRQGRVPEDIPEGPFDLVVLNGVLQDLPAEAIERLAVRLRQVAPSADILCLRSLLFEGPDEAFRPQAALAAALGRPLTACNFDRLFRIDVFEPERAAA; this comes from the coding sequence ATGACGCTCACCTTGGCCCAGACCCTGGACCGCTGCCTCGATATCGCAGGAAATCCGACCGCGGCGATCAGTTTCCCGCAACGGCGGATGCTGGGTCAGGCGCTGGCGTTCCTGCCGCGTCAGCACTACCGGCGTGTGCTGGAGCTCGGGTGCGGGTCGGGGGCGCTGGCGCGCGGTCTTTCGGCACGCTGCGACCATTATGTCGGCCTCGATGCGGACGCCGATGCTCTGGATGAGGCGTCCCTCATGCCCTCGCCCTATGCGCAGACCGAATTCCGCCAGGGCCGGGTGCCCGAGGACATCCCCGAGGGTCCGTTCGATCTCGTGGTGCTGAACGGGGTGCTGCAGGATCTGCCGGCCGAGGCGATCGAGCGGCTTGCGGTGCGGTTGCGCCAGGTGGCGCCTTCGGCCGACATCCTCTGCCTCCGCAGCCTTCTGTTCGAGGGTCCCGACGAGGCGTTCCGCCCGCAGGCCGCCCTGGCCGCGGCCCTCGGTCGGCCGCTCACCGCCTGCAACTTCGACCGGCTGTTCCGCATCGACGTGTTCGAGCCGGAACGCGCCGCCGCCTGA
- a CDS encoding AI-2E family transporter, with amino-acid sequence MSRRTVSLTVLALVLALLILVAPDVLLVIFAGVLFGVFLSAGGGLVQRVTGLQRGAGIALFIVLVLLALTGAFLAFAPAMFEQADALARQLPPAFEDLRDRISAYSWGPTLLSRLAPSRLLSSDGGFASTAVSATFGALGNVVIILFIGLYTAVDPGLYRRGLRALLAPPLRPRGDEVLAIADGTLRGWLGGQIISMTVVGVLTWLGLWLIGIPLAFILGLIAALLTFIPNIGPVLSAVPALLLALPEGAEQVGLVLAVFLTVQTFESYLVTPLIQKERVALPPALIISAQLLMGVLFGLMGLLLATPLAALALALVREVYVHDYLEEGPAKAQGPDRAD; translated from the coding sequence ATGAGCAGGCGCACGGTTTCCCTTACAGTGCTGGCCCTCGTGCTCGCGCTTCTGATCCTCGTGGCGCCGGACGTGCTGCTCGTGATCTTCGCGGGTGTCCTGTTCGGCGTGTTCCTCTCGGCGGGCGGAGGCCTCGTGCAGCGGGTGACCGGGCTGCAGAGGGGGGCGGGAATTGCCCTCTTCATCGTCCTCGTCCTTCTCGCCCTGACGGGCGCCTTTCTCGCCTTCGCCCCGGCGATGTTCGAGCAGGCCGATGCGCTCGCCCGCCAGCTTCCGCCCGCATTCGAGGACCTGCGCGACCGGATCTCCGCCTACAGCTGGGGGCCTACGCTTCTGTCGCGGCTTGCGCCGTCGCGGCTGCTGTCCAGCGACGGAGGCTTCGCCTCGACCGCGGTCAGCGCCACCTTCGGCGCGCTGGGAAATGTCGTCATCATCCTCTTCATCGGCCTCTATACGGCGGTGGATCCCGGGCTCTACCGCCGGGGCCTGCGGGCGCTCCTCGCGCCGCCGCTGCGGCCAAGGGGAGACGAGGTGCTGGCCATTGCCGATGGCACGCTGCGCGGCTGGCTCGGCGGGCAGATCATCTCGATGACCGTGGTGGGCGTGCTGACCTGGCTCGGGCTCTGGCTGATCGGGATTCCGCTGGCCTTCATCCTCGGACTGATCGCGGCGCTCCTGACCTTCATCCCGAACATCGGCCCCGTGCTCTCGGCGGTGCCGGCGTTGCTCCTCGCCCTGCCCGAGGGCGCAGAGCAGGTCGGGCTGGTGCTGGCGGTCTTCCTGACCGTCCAGACCTTCGAGAGCTATCTGGTCACGCCCCTCATCCAAAAGGAGAGGGTCGCCCTGCCTCCCGCGCTCATCATCTCGGCGCAGTTGCTGATGGGGGTGCTGTTCGGGCTGATGGGTCTGCTGCTCGCCACGCCCCTCGCGGCACTGGCGCTCGCGCTGGTGCGGGAGGTCTATGTGCATGATTACCTTGAGGAAGGGCCGGCGAAGGCCCAAGGTCCTGACCGCGCGGATTAA